The genomic interval CCTCTTCCAGCACAGCATCTAAATCAAACTTCATTCGTTCGAGTCCTACATGCATGCCAGCGGTACGTAATCCGAGTTCCTTCATCACCGCAGCAATTTCTCGTGCTTCATATCCGTGCAGCCCGTCGATTTGAACGGCCGCCCAGCCCATTTCACTCAATTGCTTCAGCACCGCTGGAAAATCCTTCTTTACTTCGTTTCTTAAAGTATAGAGCTGAGCCGCCAATTGGTGTTTGATCATCCCGCAATCTCCTCCTTTTTCAAATCCAGCCATTCGACTTCCCCAGCAGTTAATGGTAGATTCATAGCCATAACCGAATCATGAAGCTCATCAAGATTTCGAGGTCCGATGATCGCGCATGTTGGGAAAGGTTGATGAAGAACATAAGATAAAGAGATTTGAATCGGTGTTACCTGTTTCAGCTCCGCTAGCTTCACCGCTCGTCGGTATCGCTCCCAGTTTTTGTCGTTGTAATACACTCTCACCATTTCCGAATCAGAGAGATTGTCTGGCGTAAAATGGCCTGAGAAAAATCCGCCTGCCTGCGAAGACCATGACAATAGCGGCAGCTGGTTACGCTCATGCCAATTGCAGGTTTCCTCATCAGCAGACACACAGCCCTCCCACCTCGGCTCTTTCGCTTTGGCAAGACTCAGGTTCGTACTGCTAAACGTAAAACCTACTAGCTGATGCGCCGACGCGTATTCATTCGCTTCCTGTATGCGCTGATGCGACCAATTCGATGCGCCAATCGCACGAATCTTCTTCTGCTCAAGCTGCTCATTCAGCTCTTCCATGATCGGCCCAACCTCGACGGTCGGATCATCTCTATGAAGCGCGTATAGATCGATATAATCTGTTCCCAGCCTCTCCAAGCTTTCGTCCAGATCCTTTCGGATGGCTTGTGGATTCACCCGTGGGCCTGGACTCCCATCATCGTGGTGAGCGCCTTTGTTCATAATGACTACTTTTTCCCTAATCTTCTTCTCCGCCAGCCATTGTCCCAAAATCTTCTCTTTCCCTCTGTACTGATGGGCAGTATCAAACATATTGCCGCCTGCTTCAATGTAAGCATCAAGCATCAACCGTTTTGCATCGTCCAATACTCTCAGGTCTCCCGTTCCCATAATCAACCGGGACATCGGCTTGTTCACACCTTGCATCTCCATCATTTCCATATGAACACTCCTTTCATGCTGCAGTTATTCTGTTCTTCCTCTTTCAATAGAGGCATCAATCGAAGTTCGATAATGTCTCCAACAAAACGTCTTTAATAGCTCATCTATTTTGTTCAACAATCTGTATGGTAGCGATACCAGAAATGAACGAACTGATTTTCTGGAATCGCTACCATACGGTAATTGAAGTCAGTATAATAGATTCTCCCCCGTTTTACAATAGCCTCTAAAAATTACTTTCCTCAACTAAACTAAAAATATTGAAAACCCTTTCATTTAACATGAAGTACCTTGCATATTCAGTCATTGCAAAAAAGGAAAAGCCGCCCTGTTGAGCTCGAGCGGCACTACCCCATTCATTATTTATTGATCATGTTATACACGATTACAGCCGATTCTGCTCTTGATAGTGGAGCCAGCGGAAGAATGGAATTCCCATTTCCTTTGACAATTCCATTTTCAATCAACGCCGTCAAGCTTTCCATCGCATAGCTCGCAACTTTTGCTTTGTCGTTAAAACGATCCAGCCCAGCTGACGTGCCTTCGTTCAGCTTCATACCGGCAGCCTTCATCGCTTCATGCAGTAGAACGAATGCGTCCTGTCTCGTAATCGGTTGAAGCGGATTAAATTTATTGTCTCCGCTGCCTTTAGTAATACCAAGCTTTTTGGCGATCATCACTTCATTATAATAATAGGAAGATAAACTGACGTCGTCGAAATTCGTATCGATTGGAGCTGTTAATTCAAGCGCCTTAACAAGCAGGACGATAAAGTCCGCCCTTGTTATTGTAGCTGACGGATTGTATTTTGTTACAGACGTGCCATTAATAATCCCTTTGGTTGCCAGCACTTCGATTTGCTTTTTAGCCCATTTCACGTTATCGAGATCATCGAATGTTTTATGAACAAACATGATCGCATACTTGCTGAAATGAGTTGTAGTAAAAGTAACCGTTTTGGTGGATGGCTCATATCTGCTGTTCGATACAGTGCTCGCTTTACCAATGTTATTAATGTACCCTGCTACAATATGCTCCGAATCGGCTAACTCTGCATCTGATGGTGTATACGGAACTGAAATTTTCACTCGAGCCTGTGGATTGCTCCAAGCAACCTTAGCTCCATCGATATACACATCAATCTCAATAATTGGCCTATCGCCAATCTGTTCCTGTAAAGCTGGATCAAGCGATGTTTTTTCTACGCTCGCAATAACTAGCGCAACCGTCTTCGCTCCGGTCAAATCCTGTCCGTTTAGCATATTGGCAGGTACCGTTATTGTTCCAATTGCAGTCTTTATCTCGATTAAATGCGTCGCTAGATCAGAATGAAGTGCTGCTTTCGGAAGCTCAACGACATACGCTTTTGCTTTATCCGCTTTCTGCACCTCGACTTTAACCGTTTTCACACCATCGTCATCAGCAGAAGATGTGCTAAGCGCTTTGTTCCAGTCTCGCTCTTCTACCACGGCCTTTGCTTCTCCCGTTCTAGCATCAACTTTAGGCACTAAATTAATTGAACCTTTGTCGTTTGTCACGTCGGGAGTGACGACATCAACGACATCATTTTTTGCAAAACGAAATCTGCTGCTGAAATCAAATGGAATGTTGTACATATCTCCGGGACCAATCAGAAATTTCGTGTCCAGGTATGAACGCTCCCCTACCGGAATGCTATCAACATATGGCGAGAACGTCTTCACACGAATCTCCTTTGACTTTTCATCAAATTCAAAAAAAGATGTCCAACCGTTGCCGCCAGCGATATCCGATTGATAATCAGTTAACACCTGCAAGACTTCATTTCCATTAGCCTTCTTCTTCACATTCAGACCAGCACCGCTAATATGTCCGCCTACCATCATGAATACTTGATCATAATTCTCGACAAGGTCTCTCCAGAATAAGCTGCCCTGACCGCCTTCGCTTACTTGGCCGTTGCCATCGATCGTCATAATATTATGCGAGAAGATGACGGTTGGCATTTTCGGGTTCTCATTAAGCACCGTTTTTGCCCATTCTCTTTCTTTCGTATTACTCGAATTGTTCCCCACTGAGTCTACCGCAAGGAACATATACTTGTAGCTGCCGGCTGTAATGATCGAGTAGGTGCTTAATCCTGATGGCGAAGCGCCCTTGAAATGTTCTGTCCCTGCAAATCTATTGGGACCCATCGTGTCCAGATAGCCAGAGCCATTCAAATCGTGGTTGCCGCGAGTAACAATATAAGGCACATTAGCTTTATCTAAAATCTTATAGGCCTTATCGGCAGAAGCCCATTCTTTGGCTGCGCTGCTTTGGGTCGTGTCGCCAACATTTACGGTCATAGCGATATTCTTGCTAACATAATTGTCTGCAATAAACTGAAGCTGCTTCTCAAGAATATCCGGTTTGGATTGCACCACATACTGAGGATCTGGAATGATCGCAAACGTATACGTATCTTGTGCAAACATCGGAAGATCATTGTTCGTCCCGTAATCTACCTTATAATTGAACTCCGTTTTAATGAATTGATCCTTCTCCAATGCTTTACTGGATACTCGGATATGTTTGATTTCCCCTAAAAAGAGACTGTTCGGTGCCCTATCCCACTCATAAGCTCCGACATTCCACCCCATGCCCGCTTCGGCTGCGATTCCATTTATGATTTCGTCCGTCTCAGGATTGCGAATGGATTCTATACCATTTAGGAATAAGCGTGTCTTTGAGCCATCATTCACGATTGCAACATGCGTGTACTCATCTGACTGTG from Paenibacillus sp. FSL K6-3182 carries:
- a CDS encoding aldo/keto reductase — protein: MEMMEMQGVNKPMSRLIMGTGDLRVLDDAKRLMLDAYIEAGGNMFDTAHQYRGKEKILGQWLAEKKIREKVVIMNKGAHHDDGSPGPRVNPQAIRKDLDESLERLGTDYIDLYALHRDDPTVEVGPIMEELNEQLEQKKIRAIGASNWSHQRIQEANEYASAHQLVGFTFSSTNLSLAKAKEPRWEGCVSADEETCNWHERNQLPLLSWSSQAGGFFSGHFTPDNLSDSEMVRVYYNDKNWERYRRAVKLAELKQVTPIQISLSYVLHQPFPTCAIIGPRNLDELHDSVMAMNLPLTAGEVEWLDLKKEEIAG